The following proteins come from a genomic window of Nicotiana tomentosiformis chromosome 12, ASM39032v3, whole genome shotgun sequence:
- the LOC138902593 gene encoding uncharacterized protein, whose product MEKVMTIKEQLKTAQSCQKSYSDVRHRYLEFKEDDWVFLKVYLLKGIMRFGKKGKLISRHELLPEMSLVHPVFHVSMLKKVIGDMSLIAPLETIEVNEELTYEEILVFIHDRQIRKLRNKEISSAKVVWRNQQVEEATWEAEEEMKKKYTYLFE is encoded by the exons atggagaaggttatgACCATTAAAGAACaattgaaaactgctcagagttgccagaagtcctattcggatgtacgTCACAGATATTTagagttcaaagaggatgattgggtattcttgaaggtttacctcttgaagggtataatgcgattcgggaagaaggggaaATTGATTTCGAG GCACGAGCTACTTCCAGAGATGTCCTTAGTGCACccggtttttcacgtgtctatgttgaagaaggttaTTGGAGACATGTCGCTTATTGCCCCGCTTGAGACTATTGAAGtcaatgaagaattgacttatgaggagattcTGGTTTTCATTCATGATAGACAaatccgaaagttgaggaataaagagattTCCTCCGCGAAAGTggtatggcgaaaccaacaagttgaagaggccacttgggaggccgaggaagagatgaagaagaaatacacttatttgtttgaatga